A genomic window from Quercus lobata isolate SW786 chromosome 10, ValleyOak3.0 Primary Assembly, whole genome shotgun sequence includes:
- the LOC115964850 gene encoding uncharacterized protein LOC115964850 codes for MSSASSNQSVVRDGTEYENVYPSGHKDQDSPGEDRSPSASSSSSTSEDVEKIEIEGPDGNQALESVVGADGLRQFIMLPEWTVHRFTSVIRERHFSTFRTNFQIPDYIPIRLPYVSERCYYDGVEGVGVYEQVLKAGLRFPLSTLHRELLHYLGLSVTQISPNAWRVFIAMEILYGAMSNGERRLTVREFLHCYRPDEIDRSRGLYRFASRSPLLKVIFETPDSNRDWKSRYFFLEGDRWMNRPGETEYMPVDTTWGIINQARRGRPQVSLEEFSFLEKVCRKAKPDERTWAKSLYDS; via the exons atgtctagtgcgtcaagtaaccaatcggtggttcgtgacgggacggaatacgagaatgtatacccgtccggtcataaagaccaagatagtccaggcgaagataggagtccgtctgcaTCCTCTTCGTCCTCAACAAGTGAGGATGTGGAGAAAATTGAGATAGAGGGTCCTGACGGGAATCAAGCACTGGAGTCCGTcgtaggtgctgatggactaaggcagttcatcatgttaccagagtggacagtgcataggttcacatccgtcatcCGGGAGAGACATTTCAGTACCTTTAGAACAAATTTTCAGATACCAGACTACATCCCGATCCGTCTTCCCTACGTGTCGGAGAGATGTTATTATGACGGAGTAGAAGGTGTTGGAGTGTACGAGCAGGTGTTGAAGGCtggacttcggttcccgctctctacactCCATAGGGAACTCTTGCATTACCTGGGACTGTCCGTCACCCAGATTTCTccaaacgcctggagggtcttcatagcaatggagattctTTATGGCGCAATGTCGAATGGAGAAAGGAGACTGACGgtccgtgaatttcttcactgttaccgtCCAGATGAGATTGATAGATCAAGGGGGTTGTACCGTTTTGCTAGTCGAAGTCCCTTGTTGAAGGTCatctttgagaccccagactcaaatagagactggaagagtcgctatttcttcctggagggtgacaggtggatgaaccgtccaggaGAGACGGAGTACATGCCCGTCGATACAACTTGGGGGATAATAAACCAAGCGC GTAGAGGGCGCCCGCAGGTTAGCCTCGAGGAATTTAGTTTCCTTGAAAAGGTTTGTAGAAAAGCTAAGCCGGACGAAAGGACCTGGGCCAAATCACt ATACGATTCTTGA
- the LOC115965425 gene encoding uncharacterized protein LOC115965425 isoform X2: protein MRADRKRLSERTVNLAREVRRALVTTNYHNRQHYSVRCGRGRPQVSLEEFSFLEKVCRKAKPDERTWAKLVNPKTIHWYCDGPEPTREAIAYDERIHKQMDDAKRRAMIKSLAVEQKKTGEIVVPSVPGSSGKRKQPPKSDRPHKQPKVSMEPIVGLMAEGPKAVNQVKQGAGKGLMHAPPVSEEKPPPLLRDDSKFALEKLTSILSAEDYEDLGNHSTEAMGETGLFAVGQSLVMMKGLMDRCLNREAALERVRSKLGKTEEELSQLHKWKSTMEQKFELSENTRKELEQKTEEAGKVLKSRADEVKDLKKKLRHAKDDAVSEYRNSESLLKELGGSFLQGFDDALRQIKKTYPDLDVSMITLTDQDQTSALPVASENTEDLFGEEAAQGDGESAPPNEVAVADPKKAE, encoded by the exons ATGCGAGCAGACAG AAAACGTCTGTCAGAGAGAACCGTCAACCTTGCCAGAGAAGTCCGTCGAGCACTGGTAACCACCAATTACCACAACCGTCAGCATTACTCCGTCaggtgtg GTAGAGGGCGCCCGCAGGTTAGCCTCGAGGAATTTAGTTTCCTTGAAAAGGTTTGTAGAAAAGCTAAGCCGGACGAAAGGACCTGGGCCAAGTTAGTGAATCCAAAGACAAtacactggtattgtgacggtccagaacctaCCCGTGAGGCCATTGCTtacgacgaaagaatacacaaac aaatggacgacgccaAGAGAAGAGCCATGATAAAATCTCtagccgtcgagcaaaagaagacgggtgagATCGTTGTTCCCAGTGTGCCGGGGTCATCGGGCAAGAGGAAGCAGCCACCAAAGTCCGACCGTCCACACAAGCAGCCAAAGGTGTCAATGGAGCCCATCgtgggcttgatggctgagggcCCTAAGGCCGTCAACCAAGTTAAACAGGGGGCCGGTAAGGGCCTAATGCATGCTCCACCCGTCAGCGAGGAGAAGCCCCCTCCCCTTCTTCGTGATGATTCGAAGTTCGCTTTGGAAAAGCTTACGTCCATACTTTCTGCAGAGGACTATGAGGATCTGGGGAATCACTCGACGGAGGCGATGGGAGAGACGGGGTTATTTGCCGTCGGACAG tccttggttatgatgaagggcttgatggaccgttgcctcaaccgtgaagcggctctgGAACGGGTACGGTCAAAACTTGGGAAGACGGAAGAAGAGCTTAGCCAGCTGCACAAGTGGAAGTCCACCATGGAGCAGAAATTTGAACTGTCTGAGAATACAAGAAAGGAGCTCGAACAGAAGACGGAAGAAGCTGGGAAGGTCTTGAAGAGCAGAGCGGACGAGGTGAAAGATCTGAAGAAAAAGCTCCGTCATGCAAAGGACGACGCCGTCAGCGAATATCGCAACTCCGAGTCCTTGTTGAAGGAGCTTGGaggatcgttccttcaaggctttgacGATGCGCTCCGTCAGATAAAAAAGACCTACCCAGATCTGGACGTGTCTATGATAACACTTACTGATCAAGATCAGACTTCTGCCCTGCCCGTCGCCTCCGAAAATACGGAGGACCTCTTTGGGGAAGAAGCAGCTCAGGGTGACGGAGAGTCCGCTCCGCCGAATGAGGTCGCTGTTGCCGACCCCAAGAAAGCAGAGTAA
- the LOC115965425 gene encoding uncharacterized protein LOC115965425 isoform X1, giving the protein MSSASSNQSVVRDGTEYENVYPSGHKDQDSPGEDRSPSASSSSSTSEDVEKIEIEGPDGNQALESVVGADGLRQFIMLPEWTVHRFTSVIRERHFSTFRTNFQIPDYIPIRLPYVSERCYYDGVEGVGVYEQVLKAGLRFPLSTLHRELLHYLGLSVTQISPNAWRVFIAMEILYGAMSNGERRLTVREFLHCYRPDEIDRSRGLYRFASRSPLLKVIFETPDSNRDWKSRYFFLEGDRWMNRPGETEYMPVDTTWGIINQARRGRPQVSLEEFSFLEKVCRKAKPDERTWAKLVNPKTIHWYCDGPEPTREAIAYDERIHKQMDDAKRRAMIKSLAVEQKKTGEIVVPSVPGSSGKRKQPPKSDRPHKQPKVSMEPIVGLMAEGPKAVNQVKQGAGKGLMHAPPVSEEKPPPLLRDDSKFALEKLTSILSAEDYEDLGNHSTEAMGETGLFAVGQSLVMMKGLMDRCLNREAALERVRSKLGKTEEELSQLHKWKSTMEQKFELSENTRKELEQKTEEAGKVLKSRADEVKDLKKKLRHAKDDAVSEYRNSESLLKELGGSFLQGFDDALRQIKKTYPDLDVSMITLTDQDQTSALPVASENTEDLFGEEAAQGDGESAPPNEVAVADPKKAE; this is encoded by the exons atgtctagtgcgtcaagtaaccaatcggtggttcgtgacgggacggaatacgagaatgtatacccgtccggtcataaagaccaagatagtccaggcgaagataggagtccgtctgcaTCCTCTTCGTCCTCAACAAGTGAGGATGTGGAGAAAATTGAGATAGAGGGTCCTGACGGGAATCAAGCACTGGAGTCCGTcgtaggtgctgatggactaaggcagttcatcatgttaccagagtggacagtgcataggttcacatccgtcatcCGGGAGAGACATTTCAGTACCTTTAGAACAAATTTTCAGATACCAGACTACATCCCGATCCGTCTTCCCTACGTGTCGGAGAGATGTTATTATGACGGAGTAGAAGGTGTTGGAGTGTACGAGCAGGTGTTGAAGGCtggacttcggttcccgctctctacactCCATAGGGAACTCTTGCATTACCTGGGACTGTCCGTCACCCAGATTTCTccaaacgcctggagggtcttcatagcaatggagattctTTATGGCGCAATGTCGAATGGAGAAAGGAGACTGACGgtccgtgaatttcttcactgttaccgtCCAGATGAGATTGATAGATCAAGGGGGTTGTACCGTTTTGCTAGTCGAAGTCCCTTGTTGAAGGTCatctttgagaccccagactcaaatagagactggaagagtcgctatttcttcctggagggtgacaggtggatgaaccgtccaggaGAGACGGAGTACATGCCCGTCGATACAACTTGGGGGATAATAAACCAAGCGC GTAGAGGGCGCCCGCAGGTTAGCCTCGAGGAATTTAGTTTCCTTGAAAAGGTTTGTAGAAAAGCTAAGCCGGACGAAAGGACCTGGGCCAAGTTAGTGAATCCAAAGACAAtacactggtattgtgacggtccagaacctaCCCGTGAGGCCATTGCTtacgacgaaagaatacacaaac aaatggacgacgccaAGAGAAGAGCCATGATAAAATCTCtagccgtcgagcaaaagaagacgggtgagATCGTTGTTCCCAGTGTGCCGGGGTCATCGGGCAAGAGGAAGCAGCCACCAAAGTCCGACCGTCCACACAAGCAGCCAAAGGTGTCAATGGAGCCCATCgtgggcttgatggctgagggcCCTAAGGCCGTCAACCAAGTTAAACAGGGGGCCGGTAAGGGCCTAATGCATGCTCCACCCGTCAGCGAGGAGAAGCCCCCTCCCCTTCTTCGTGATGATTCGAAGTTCGCTTTGGAAAAGCTTACGTCCATACTTTCTGCAGAGGACTATGAGGATCTGGGGAATCACTCGACGGAGGCGATGGGAGAGACGGGGTTATTTGCCGTCGGACAG tccttggttatgatgaagggcttgatggaccgttgcctcaaccgtgaagcggctctgGAACGGGTACGGTCAAAACTTGGGAAGACGGAAGAAGAGCTTAGCCAGCTGCACAAGTGGAAGTCCACCATGGAGCAGAAATTTGAACTGTCTGAGAATACAAGAAAGGAGCTCGAACAGAAGACGGAAGAAGCTGGGAAGGTCTTGAAGAGCAGAGCGGACGAGGTGAAAGATCTGAAGAAAAAGCTCCGTCATGCAAAGGACGACGCCGTCAGCGAATATCGCAACTCCGAGTCCTTGTTGAAGGAGCTTGGaggatcgttccttcaaggctttgacGATGCGCTCCGTCAGATAAAAAAGACCTACCCAGATCTGGACGTGTCTATGATAACACTTACTGATCAAGATCAGACTTCTGCCCTGCCCGTCGCCTCCGAAAATACGGAGGACCTCTTTGGGGAAGAAGCAGCTCAGGGTGACGGAGAGTCCGCTCCGCCGAATGAGGTCGCTGTTGCCGACCCCAAGAAAGCAGAGTAA